In Chiloscyllium plagiosum isolate BGI_BamShark_2017 chromosome 39, ASM401019v2, whole genome shotgun sequence, one genomic interval encodes:
- the fus gene encoding RNA-binding protein FUS isoform X1, with product MASNADLGNYGQSAPQSYGAYNTQSSQGGYSQPPPQGYSHQGYSGYSQSGDSSAYGQGAGYSSSYSQAQSGYGSQPPSQGYSHSGQGGYSSGGYSNTQGSQSSYSQQSSYPNYGQQPTSTSSTSSYGGSNSQQSSYGHSQGGGYSQQPSSYGQQGSYGQPPSSYSQQQGSYGQQQGSYGQQPGSYGQGGGYQGQQGGYGGQGQYSGSSGGGGGGGSGGSSGGGGYGQDASPSSGYGNQESGSFGSQQDGRGRGRGGYNRGSGGFERGGGGGRGGRGGRGGGMGGGDRGGFNKFGGPRDQGPGAPNPGSDQDNSDNNTIFVQGLGDNVTVDTVADFFKQIGVIKLNKRTGQPMINLYTDRETGKLKGEATVSFDDPPSAKAAIDWFDGKEFNGNLIKVSFATRRTEFSRGGMRGGGGRGGGGGRAPVGRGGYGGGGGGGPRGSFSGGGGGGGGGGGSGGGQQRAGDWKCTNPTCGNINFSWRNECNQCKSPKPEGGPPPMGGFGGDRGGGGERGSRGGFDRGGFRGRGGDRGGYRGRGGDRGGYGMGAGKMDSRSDHRQDRRERPY from the exons CAGATCTTGGGAACTACGGGCAATCTGCTCCTCAGAG CTATGGGGCATACAACACCCAGTCCAGCCAAGGAGGTTACTCGCAGCCCCCACCTCAAGGCTACAGCCACCAGGGCTACAGTGGCTACAGCCAGTCAGGGGACTCATCGGCGTACGGCCAGGGTGCGGGCTACAGTTCATCCTACAGTCAAGCGCAGAGTG GTTATGGGAGTCAGCCTCCCTCTCAAGGCTACAGTCACTCTGGCCAAGGAGGATACAGTTCAGGGGGTTACAGCAACACCCAGGGGTCCCAGAGTTCATACAGTCAGCAGTCCTCTTACCCCAACTATGGGCAGCAGCCAACCTCCACCTCCTCAACAAGCAG CTATGGGGGCTCGAACTCCCAGCAGAGCTCGTATGGGCACTCCCAGGGAGGTGGTTACAGCCAGCAACCGAGCTCCTATGGTCAACAGGGCTCCTATGGCCAACCACCAAGCTCTTACAGTCAGCAGCAAGGCTCCTATGGCCAACAGCAGGGCTCTTACGGCCAGCAGCCCGGATCCTATGGCCAAGGCGGTGGTTACCAGGGCCAGCAAGGAGGATATGGCGGGCAAGGACAGTATAGTGGgagcagtggtggtggtggtggcggcgGCAGTGGAGGTTCCTCTGGAGGAG GTGGGTACGGCCAAGATGCCAGCCCCTCGAGTGGTTACGGAAACCAGGAATCCGGCAGCTTTGGCAGCCAGCAGGACGGCCGTGGCAGGGGCCGCGGAGGCTATAACCGTGGCAGCGGTGGCTTCGAGCGTGGTGGCGGCGGTGGAAGAGGAGGTCGTGGAGGTCGTGGTGGGGGCATGGG CGGTGGTGACCGAGGTGGATTCAATAAGTTTGGTG GACCGAGAGACCAAGGACCCGGTGCTCCAAATCCAG GCTCTGACCAGGATAACTCTGACAATAACACCATCTTTGTCCAGGGGCTGGGTGATAATGTGACTGTTGACACGGTTGCCGATTTCTTCAAGCAGATTGGGGTGATCAAG ttGAACAAGAGGACTGGCCAGCCGATGATCAACCTCTACACGGACCGTGAGACGGGCAAGCTGAAGGGAGAGGCCACGGTGTCCTTTGACGACCCTCCTTCTGCCAAAGCAGCCATCGATTGGTTTGATG GGAAGGAGTTCAATGGCAATCTGATCAAAGTCTCCTTTGCCACTCGGAGGACGGAGTTCAGTCGTGGGGGCATGCGAGGTGGAGGAGGGAGAGGAGGCGGCGGAGGGCGAG CGCCAGTGGGCCGTGGAGGAtacggtggtggtggtggtggtggtcccCGTGGCAGCTTCTCTGGcggtggaggtgggggaggaggcGGAGGTGGATCTGGTGGTGGGCAGCAAAGAGCCGGCGACTGGAAGTGCACCAACCC gaCATGTGGCAACATCAACTTCTCCTGGAGGAATGAGTGTAACCAGTGCAAGTCGCCCAAGCCTGAAGGAGGCCCACCCCCAATGG GTGGTTTTGGAGGTGATCGTGGTGGAGGTGGTGAACGTGGTAGCCGCGGTGGCTTTGACCGTGGTGGTTTCAGGGGACGAGGTGGTGACAGAGGAGGCTACCGTGGCAGAGGTGGAGATCGAGGTGGTTATGGCATGGGAGCTGGCAAAATGGATTCCAG gagCGACCACAGACAGGACCGTCGGGAGAGACCCTATTAG
- the fus gene encoding RNA-binding protein FUS isoform X2 → MASNDLGNYGQSAPQSYGAYNTQSSQGGYSQPPPQGYSHQGYSGYSQSGDSSAYGQGAGYSSSYSQAQSGYGSQPPSQGYSHSGQGGYSSGGYSNTQGSQSSYSQQSSYPNYGQQPTSTSSTSSYGGSNSQQSSYGHSQGGGYSQQPSSYGQQGSYGQPPSSYSQQQGSYGQQQGSYGQQPGSYGQGGGYQGQQGGYGGQGQYSGSSGGGGGGGSGGSSGGGGYGQDASPSSGYGNQESGSFGSQQDGRGRGRGGYNRGSGGFERGGGGGRGGRGGRGGGMGGGDRGGFNKFGGPRDQGPGAPNPGSDQDNSDNNTIFVQGLGDNVTVDTVADFFKQIGVIKLNKRTGQPMINLYTDRETGKLKGEATVSFDDPPSAKAAIDWFDGKEFNGNLIKVSFATRRTEFSRGGMRGGGGRGGGGGRAPVGRGGYGGGGGGGPRGSFSGGGGGGGGGGGSGGGQQRAGDWKCTNPTCGNINFSWRNECNQCKSPKPEGGPPPMGGFGGDRGGGGERGSRGGFDRGGFRGRGGDRGGYRGRGGDRGGYGMGAGKMDSRSDHRQDRRERPY, encoded by the exons ATCTTGGGAACTACGGGCAATCTGCTCCTCAGAG CTATGGGGCATACAACACCCAGTCCAGCCAAGGAGGTTACTCGCAGCCCCCACCTCAAGGCTACAGCCACCAGGGCTACAGTGGCTACAGCCAGTCAGGGGACTCATCGGCGTACGGCCAGGGTGCGGGCTACAGTTCATCCTACAGTCAAGCGCAGAGTG GTTATGGGAGTCAGCCTCCCTCTCAAGGCTACAGTCACTCTGGCCAAGGAGGATACAGTTCAGGGGGTTACAGCAACACCCAGGGGTCCCAGAGTTCATACAGTCAGCAGTCCTCTTACCCCAACTATGGGCAGCAGCCAACCTCCACCTCCTCAACAAGCAG CTATGGGGGCTCGAACTCCCAGCAGAGCTCGTATGGGCACTCCCAGGGAGGTGGTTACAGCCAGCAACCGAGCTCCTATGGTCAACAGGGCTCCTATGGCCAACCACCAAGCTCTTACAGTCAGCAGCAAGGCTCCTATGGCCAACAGCAGGGCTCTTACGGCCAGCAGCCCGGATCCTATGGCCAAGGCGGTGGTTACCAGGGCCAGCAAGGAGGATATGGCGGGCAAGGACAGTATAGTGGgagcagtggtggtggtggtggcggcgGCAGTGGAGGTTCCTCTGGAGGAG GTGGGTACGGCCAAGATGCCAGCCCCTCGAGTGGTTACGGAAACCAGGAATCCGGCAGCTTTGGCAGCCAGCAGGACGGCCGTGGCAGGGGCCGCGGAGGCTATAACCGTGGCAGCGGTGGCTTCGAGCGTGGTGGCGGCGGTGGAAGAGGAGGTCGTGGAGGTCGTGGTGGGGGCATGGG CGGTGGTGACCGAGGTGGATTCAATAAGTTTGGTG GACCGAGAGACCAAGGACCCGGTGCTCCAAATCCAG GCTCTGACCAGGATAACTCTGACAATAACACCATCTTTGTCCAGGGGCTGGGTGATAATGTGACTGTTGACACGGTTGCCGATTTCTTCAAGCAGATTGGGGTGATCAAG ttGAACAAGAGGACTGGCCAGCCGATGATCAACCTCTACACGGACCGTGAGACGGGCAAGCTGAAGGGAGAGGCCACGGTGTCCTTTGACGACCCTCCTTCTGCCAAAGCAGCCATCGATTGGTTTGATG GGAAGGAGTTCAATGGCAATCTGATCAAAGTCTCCTTTGCCACTCGGAGGACGGAGTTCAGTCGTGGGGGCATGCGAGGTGGAGGAGGGAGAGGAGGCGGCGGAGGGCGAG CGCCAGTGGGCCGTGGAGGAtacggtggtggtggtggtggtggtcccCGTGGCAGCTTCTCTGGcggtggaggtgggggaggaggcGGAGGTGGATCTGGTGGTGGGCAGCAAAGAGCCGGCGACTGGAAGTGCACCAACCC gaCATGTGGCAACATCAACTTCTCCTGGAGGAATGAGTGTAACCAGTGCAAGTCGCCCAAGCCTGAAGGAGGCCCACCCCCAATGG GTGGTTTTGGAGGTGATCGTGGTGGAGGTGGTGAACGTGGTAGCCGCGGTGGCTTTGACCGTGGTGGTTTCAGGGGACGAGGTGGTGACAGAGGAGGCTACCGTGGCAGAGGTGGAGATCGAGGTGGTTATGGCATGGGAGCTGGCAAAATGGATTCCAG gagCGACCACAGACAGGACCGTCGGGAGAGACCCTATTAG